In Scyliorhinus torazame isolate Kashiwa2021f chromosome 26, sScyTor2.1, whole genome shotgun sequence, the following proteins share a genomic window:
- the LOC140403006 gene encoding zinc transporter ZIP1-like, whose protein sequence is MAAVLDKMQITLQFPLPEFIVAMGFFVVLIMEQIVLACRDQSSNLEETRSLLGRSSSGNLHSHHHLGPGEGVALRDEAGAHLHVDFNSHSAIRCLVLVFSLSLHSVFEGLAVGLQEASSKVVEICVALSVHKCIIAFSLALKLVQSRLRWTAVVSCIVIFALMSPLGVGLGIALTEDSSHRLVRCVLEGVATGTFIYVTFMEILPHELNSSHQRLCKVIMLILGFALVTIVLFIKV, encoded by the coding sequence CTGCAGTTCCCGCTTCCGGAGTTTATTGTGGCGATGGGCTTCTTCGTGGTGCTGATCATGGAGCAGATCGTGTTGGCCTGTCGGGATCAATCGAGCAACCTGGAGGAGACCAGGTCTCTACTGGGCAGGTCATCGAGCGGGAACCTGCACTCGCACCACCACCTGGGCCCAGGGGAGGGCGTCGCTCTGCGGGACGAGGCCGGCGCCCACCTCCACGTGGATTTCAACTCCCACTCTGCCATCCGCTGCTTGGTGCTGGTCTTCTCCCTCTCCCTGCATTCCGTCTTCGAAGGCTTGGCGGTGGGCCTGCAGGAGGCCAGCTCCAAGGTGGTGGAGATCTGCGTCGCCCTCTCGGTCCACAAGTGCATCATTGCCTTCAGCCTGGCGCTCAAGCTGGTGCAGAGCCGGCTTAGGTGGACAGCGGTCGTCTCCTGCATCGTCATCTTCGCCCTCATGTCCCCCCTGGGGGTGGGCCTGGGCATCGCCCTGACCGAGGACTCCAGCCACCGGCTCGTCCGCTGCGTGCTGGAAGGCGTGGCCACGGGGACCTTCATCTACGTCACGTTCATGGAAATCCTGCCCCACGAGCTTAACTCCTCGCACCAGCGCCTTTGCAAAGTCATCATGCTGATCCTGGGCTTTGCTCTCGTCACTATCGTCCTTTTCATCAAGGTGTAG